One region of Sphingomonas bisphenolicum genomic DNA includes:
- a CDS encoding sugar phosphate isomerase/epimerase family protein: MKTIKGPAIFLAQFAGDTAPFNSLDSIARWVAGLGYKGVQIPSWEARLFDLAKAADSQDYCDEVKGTLAAHGLTITELSTHLQGQLVAVHPAYDAQFDAFAAPEVRGNPAARQAWAVDQVKMAARASQRLGLTAHATFSGALAWPYVYPWPQRPAGLVEDAFDELARRWKPILDIFEDNGVDAAFEIHPGEDLHDGITFEMFLDRVGNHARANILYDPSHFVLQQLDYLAFIDIYHDRIKCFHVKDAEFRPSGRSGVYGGYQSWVDRPGRFRSLGDGQVDFPAIFSKMAHYNFPGWAVLEWECALKHPEVGAAEGAPFIQRHIIPVTEHAFDDFAAGGADRFLNRRVMGLAD; encoded by the coding sequence ATGAAGACGATCAAAGGACCGGCCATTTTCCTGGCACAGTTTGCAGGGGATACGGCCCCTTTCAACAGCCTTGATTCTATCGCGCGCTGGGTTGCAGGGTTGGGATACAAGGGGGTGCAGATCCCCAGCTGGGAAGCGCGACTGTTCGACCTGGCCAAAGCCGCCGATAGCCAGGATTATTGCGATGAGGTCAAGGGCACCCTTGCCGCGCACGGCCTGACGATCACCGAACTGTCCACGCATTTGCAAGGCCAGCTTGTCGCGGTTCACCCTGCCTATGATGCGCAGTTCGACGCCTTCGCCGCACCGGAAGTGCGTGGCAATCCGGCTGCGCGACAAGCGTGGGCGGTCGATCAGGTCAAGATGGCCGCCCGCGCCAGCCAGCGCCTTGGCCTCACCGCCCATGCGACATTCTCCGGCGCACTGGCTTGGCCCTATGTCTATCCCTGGCCGCAGCGTCCGGCGGGGCTGGTCGAGGATGCGTTTGACGAACTAGCCCGGCGCTGGAAGCCTATTCTCGACATATTCGAGGACAATGGCGTCGATGCCGCGTTCGAGATTCATCCGGGCGAGGATCTGCACGACGGCATCACATTCGAGATGTTCCTCGATCGCGTCGGCAATCACGCCCGCGCCAACATCCTTTACGATCCCAGCCATTTCGTGCTGCAACAGCTCGACTATCTGGCCTTCATCGACATCTATCACGATCGCATCAAATGCTTCCATGTGAAGGATGCCGAGTTCCGTCCCTCGGGCCGGTCGGGCGTCTATGGCGGCTATCAATCCTGGGTCGACCGGCCCGGCCGATTCCGCTCCCTGGGCGACGGACAGGTCGATTTTCCCGCCATCTTCTCGAAAATGGCGCACTATAATTTCCCCGGATGGGCCGTGCTGGAATGGGAATGCGCGCTGAAACATCCCGAAGTCGGTGCGGCGGAGGGCGCTCCCTTCATCCAGCGCCACATCATCCCGGTAACCGAACATGCCTTTGACGATTTCGCAGCAGGTGGCGCAGATCGCTTCCTGAACCGCCGCGTCATGGGGCTGGCTGACTGA
- a CDS encoding 3-keto-disaccharide hydrolase, translating to MNRRELIANSACLALSSLLPLSTKAAEAETGWRPLFDGKSLDGLRFYQEGVGDVDKLGTVSIDKGGILHFLPPSYKGTTAPPGHISTVAEWENYHLRLDFRYGETRWPPRKLQRRNSGILYHMGPETDRLFPDCVEFQLEEGDVGDAIMVNTLGLQGPSLGGTPLWPNWIPAFPSDYQTPVRAGIYSRQWHKHTGGYERLDEWNRVDLYAFDDQAAHLVNGRIVNTIFKMLKTDASGNKVPLTRGRIALEMEWAEVMFRNVMIRPLDHKAIDRIKAQGSD from the coding sequence ATGAACCGCCGGGAATTAATCGCCAATTCGGCTTGTCTGGCGCTGTCGTCGCTATTGCCCCTGTCGACCAAGGCAGCGGAAGCAGAAACCGGCTGGCGACCGCTGTTCGACGGCAAGTCCCTCGACGGTTTGCGTTTCTATCAGGAAGGGGTCGGCGACGTTGACAAGTTGGGAACTGTCTCGATCGACAAGGGAGGGATCCTGCATTTCCTGCCGCCAAGCTATAAAGGGACGACCGCTCCCCCCGGCCACATCTCAACCGTCGCCGAATGGGAGAATTACCATCTCCGGCTTGATTTTCGCTATGGCGAAACACGCTGGCCGCCGCGCAAATTGCAACGGCGCAATAGCGGCATCCTCTATCATATGGGTCCGGAAACCGATCGTCTGTTTCCCGATTGCGTAGAGTTCCAGTTGGAGGAGGGCGACGTCGGCGATGCGATCATGGTCAACACCTTGGGTCTTCAGGGACCATCGCTGGGTGGCACGCCGCTTTGGCCCAACTGGATTCCGGCCTTTCCATCCGACTATCAAACACCCGTAAGAGCCGGGATATACAGTCGTCAGTGGCACAAGCACACTGGGGGGTATGAACGACTGGACGAGTGGAACCGTGTCGATCTCTATGCCTTTGACGATCAGGCGGCGCATCTGGTCAATGGTCGCATCGTCAATACGATCTTCAAGATGCTCAAGACAGACGCAAGCGGTAACAAAGTCCCCCTCACCAGAGGCCGCATTGCGCTGGAAATGGAATGGGCCGAGGTCATGTTCCGCAACGTCATGATCCGCCCGCTCGATCACAAAGCCATAGACCGGATCAAAGCGCAGGGATCAGACTGA
- a CDS encoding TonB-dependent receptor: protein MKLFLSVSALAMTASGGSMTAYAADEVQQSAAASASTDTAPGSADIIVTAQNRQQSVQDVPIAISVISGDQLAAAGVTDVASVEKISPSLQITSDTTATRVTVRGVGTLSNGESQDQSIAVNIDGEYINRPTILNAATFDMERVEVLRGPQGTLYGRNSTGGAVNFITRKPGKDFGVNASATYGNYNQVIAQGGVDVPLGDIGAIRVAGIYSDRDGYNKHNNTFLDLPQFTARTGNRSGDDHTWGARATLRLTPTDGLTIDATYEHAEQKIIPASQAYANMNLPGNAPGANCELNGYVEVGPTTPGVQCIPQNTSFLAKINRNTYDAPLTGLGIFNLQSDAIRGRLAYEFGPATLTYTGGYRTTHTDGQLGLGPAYVSKNWGSGVKTHSHELRLNGDAGGIQWQTGIFYFNEKQETDTGLYNPFIGANGSYINYFRRPTTSESWSAFGQVEVPLTETLTAVGGLRYTKDKRHAVFNNYGFRFNSGLVEITAPAASPLNLRYKGDRFNYLVGLNYKPNADTLIYGKMSTGYKAGGFDAVGTFKPETNTAYEGGMKLNFGPGSRHQFNIAGFYYDYKDLQNDVLLDAALGAQTFNSGKATIYGVEAEAVIQLSDNDRFNATFNYLYAKYDEFIASYAVLNPANPNQTSLLIADNPDLAGNRLAQTPKFVIGVGYEHIFDMGSAGTITANAFSRFKSDYFTSFFNYNDSRQTAYTQSDLSLEYKPENGKFGVQAFVRNLENERPLAFASYIAAGPDDIYNFQFGAPRTYGVRVSVNF from the coding sequence ATGAAGCTTTTTCTGAGCGTCTCGGCTTTGGCCATGACGGCATCTGGCGGATCGATGACAGCATATGCGGCTGACGAGGTTCAGCAGTCCGCAGCGGCATCTGCAAGCACCGACACCGCCCCAGGAAGTGCCGACATCATCGTCACGGCGCAAAATCGTCAGCAGTCGGTGCAGGATGTGCCGATCGCGATTTCCGTGATATCAGGCGATCAGCTTGCCGCAGCGGGGGTAACCGACGTTGCGTCTGTCGAAAAAATCTCACCGTCACTCCAGATTACGAGCGACACGACCGCGACCCGCGTTACCGTGCGCGGCGTCGGTACGTTGAGCAACGGGGAAAGCCAGGACCAGTCGATAGCCGTCAATATCGATGGCGAATATATCAATCGCCCAACGATCCTGAATGCTGCGACTTTCGATATGGAGCGTGTTGAAGTGCTGCGTGGCCCGCAAGGTACGCTGTATGGCCGCAACTCGACTGGCGGTGCAGTCAACTTCATCACGCGAAAGCCCGGCAAAGATTTTGGCGTCAATGCATCGGCGACCTATGGCAATTATAATCAGGTAATCGCTCAGGGCGGCGTCGACGTACCCCTTGGTGACATCGGCGCTATCCGCGTTGCCGGCATCTATTCCGATCGTGACGGCTACAACAAGCACAACAACACATTCCTGGACCTGCCGCAGTTCACTGCACGCACGGGAAATCGCAGCGGCGATGATCATACCTGGGGTGCCCGCGCCACCCTCCGCCTGACGCCGACGGACGGGCTGACCATCGACGCGACCTACGAACATGCGGAACAGAAAATCATTCCCGCTTCGCAGGCATACGCTAATATGAACCTTCCGGGCAACGCGCCCGGCGCAAACTGTGAGTTGAACGGCTATGTTGAGGTTGGGCCGACCACACCCGGCGTCCAGTGCATTCCGCAAAACACCTCTTTCCTCGCCAAAATCAATCGCAACACCTATGATGCGCCACTGACGGGCCTGGGTATCTTCAATCTGCAGTCCGATGCCATTCGAGGTCGCTTGGCCTATGAATTCGGCCCGGCGACCCTGACCTACACCGGTGGTTATCGCACCACCCACACCGACGGTCAGTTGGGCCTCGGTCCCGCCTATGTCAGCAAAAATTGGGGCAGCGGCGTCAAGACGCACAGCCATGAGCTTCGCCTGAATGGGGATGCTGGCGGCATTCAGTGGCAGACCGGCATTTTCTACTTCAACGAAAAGCAGGAAACCGACACCGGACTGTACAATCCCTTCATCGGCGCAAACGGCAGCTACATAAATTATTTCCGGCGGCCGACGACTAGTGAGAGCTGGTCGGCATTTGGTCAGGTCGAAGTTCCGTTAACCGAAACGCTGACAGCCGTGGGCGGGCTGCGCTACACCAAGGACAAGCGCCATGCGGTGTTTAATAATTATGGCTTCCGGTTCAATTCCGGACTGGTCGAGATTACGGCCCCTGCGGCCAGCCCACTCAATCTGCGCTACAAGGGTGACCGCTTCAACTATCTGGTCGGCTTGAACTACAAACCCAATGCCGACACGTTGATCTATGGCAAAATGTCCACCGGCTACAAGGCAGGCGGCTTCGATGCTGTCGGCACTTTCAAGCCGGAAACCAACACGGCTTACGAAGGTGGCATGAAGCTCAACTTCGGTCCCGGCTCGCGACACCAGTTCAATATCGCAGGCTTCTACTACGACTATAAGGATCTTCAGAACGACGTCCTGCTGGATGCCGCGTTGGGCGCACAGACCTTCAATTCGGGTAAAGCGACGATTTATGGTGTCGAGGCGGAAGCCGTCATACAGTTGTCGGACAACGACCGTTTCAATGCGACGTTCAACTATCTATACGCAAAATATGACGAGTTCATCGCATCTTATGCGGTACTGAACCCGGCCAATCCGAACCAGACGTCTCTGCTGATCGCCGACAACCCCGATCTGGCTGGCAACCGCCTGGCCCAGACGCCGAAATTCGTCATCGGCGTTGGTTATGAGCATATTTTTGATATGGGTTCTGCCGGAACTATCACTGCCAATGCTTTCTCGCGCTTCAAAAGCGATTACTTCACGAGCTTCTTCAATTACAACGACTCGCGCCAAACGGCCTACACACAGAGCGATTTGAGCTTGGAATATAAGCCGGAGAACGGGAAATTCGGCGTGCAGGCCTTCGTCCGCAATCTGGAAAATGAACGTCCACTCGCTTTCGCCAGCTACATTGCGGCAGGCCCGGACGACATCTACAACTTCCAGTTCGGCGCACCGCGCACATATGGTGTGCGGGTGTCGGTCAACTTCTGA
- a CDS encoding alpha/beta hydrolase: MMRSIVFAAIALSLSIPAMAAKPAVWNPPKPTRLPTPSEPTAIALYGNAAPGSEKATQKETWESVADDYWVRNVTKPTITPFFPKAANATGAAVIVAPGGGFEFLSIKNEGTRVAQALADRGVAAFVLKYRVLPTPENNAEFMSALTARIGAPGDERASSARIGSGVERARPDAQAALRLIRTNAAKWGIDPKRIGILGFSAGAFTTMATALADAPGAQPDFIAPIYGAMIAVTPPAKPQPMFVALAGDDPLFGHQGFGLVESWKKAGGSVELHFYSGGGHGFGASKRNTTSDMWFDQFMDWMKAKGFLKPKQ; this comes from the coding sequence ATGATGCGGTCAATCGTTTTTGCAGCCATCGCGTTAAGCTTGTCGATACCTGCAATGGCAGCCAAACCTGCGGTATGGAATCCGCCTAAGCCCACGCGGCTGCCAACCCCTTCCGAGCCGACCGCGATAGCGCTTTATGGAAATGCGGCGCCGGGTTCGGAAAAGGCAACGCAAAAAGAGACTTGGGAAAGTGTCGCCGACGATTATTGGGTCCGCAATGTAACGAAGCCCACGATAACGCCATTTTTCCCAAAAGCGGCAAATGCGACCGGTGCAGCGGTGATCGTGGCACCCGGAGGCGGGTTCGAATTCCTGTCGATCAAGAATGAGGGCACGCGTGTCGCGCAAGCGCTGGCAGATCGCGGCGTTGCGGCTTTTGTTCTTAAATATCGCGTATTGCCGACGCCGGAAAACAACGCCGAATTTATGTCAGCGCTCACAGCCCGGATTGGCGCGCCCGGTGATGAACGGGCGAGCAGTGCCCGGATTGGTTCTGGGGTCGAACGTGCTCGCCCCGATGCGCAGGCCGCGCTGCGCCTGATCAGGACCAATGCGGCAAAATGGGGCATCGACCCCAAACGTATCGGCATCCTCGGCTTTTCCGCGGGCGCATTTACGACCATGGCGACCGCATTGGCCGACGCGCCTGGCGCGCAGCCCGACTTCATTGCACCTATTTACGGAGCAATGATCGCCGTCACACCTCCGGCCAAGCCGCAACCGATGTTTGTTGCGCTGGCGGGTGACGATCCGCTGTTCGGCCATCAGGGCTTTGGATTAGTCGAAAGCTGGAAAAAGGCAGGCGGGTCGGTCGAACTGCATTTCTATTCAGGCGGCGGCCACGGCTTCGGGGCGAGTAAGAGAAATACGACAAGCGATATGTGGTTCGACCAGTTCATGGACTGGATGAAAGCGAAGGGCTTCTTAAAGCCGAAACAATAG
- the tnpA gene encoding IS66-like element accessory protein TnpA, which produces MSSRIEVVSRVSGRRRWTVDQKLAVLRDAFGPEGCVRAACERHDVGSGSIYTWRRQAMSGELAGVRKPIEPVFAEVQISEQPALPAPTLAARSGSVIGIELPSGIRVSVDATVDADALSRVIGVLTR; this is translated from the coding sequence ATGAGTAGTCGGATAGAAGTCGTTAGCCGGGTGTCGGGCCGGCGGCGCTGGACGGTGGATCAGAAGCTGGCCGTGCTGCGGGATGCATTTGGCCCGGAGGGCTGCGTGCGCGCGGCCTGTGAACGCCATGATGTCGGCAGCGGATCGATCTACACGTGGCGGCGACAGGCGATGTCCGGTGAACTGGCCGGGGTACGCAAGCCGATCGAGCCCGTTTTTGCGGAGGTGCAGATCAGCGAGCAGCCAGCCTTGCCCGCCCCAACGCTCGCGGCGCGCAGCGGCAGCGTGATTGGCATCGAGCTGCCGTCAGGTATCAGGGTGAGCGTGGATGCCACGGTCGATGCCGATGCCCTGTCGCGGGTGATCGGTGTCCTGACACGATGA
- the tnpB gene encoding IS66 family insertion sequence element accessory protein TnpB (TnpB, as the term is used for proteins encoded by IS66 family insertion elements, is considered an accessory protein, since TnpC, encoded by a neighboring gene, is a DDE family transposase.) — protein MIPLPPSTRIFLACGATDMRKGFDGLAVMTQQVLEQSPHSGALFVFRGKRGDLVKLLWYDGQGMCLFSKRMDRGRFVWPSTKMGSVVMTAAQLSMLLEGIDWRRPERTFTPSLAG, from the coding sequence ATGATCCCGCTGCCACCATCGACGCGGATATTCCTGGCCTGCGGCGCGACAGATATGCGCAAGGGTTTTGACGGCCTTGCCGTGATGACGCAGCAGGTCCTGGAGCAAAGCCCGCATTCCGGCGCGCTATTCGTCTTTCGCGGCAAGCGCGGCGATCTGGTGAAGCTGCTCTGGTATGACGGCCAGGGCATGTGCCTGTTCTCCAAGCGGATGGACCGAGGGCGCTTTGTGTGGCCGTCGACGAAGATGGGGTCGGTGGTGATGACCGCAGCCCAGCTTTCGATGCTATTGGAAGGCATCGACTGGCGGCGACCGGAACGCACTTTCACCCCTTCATTGGCGGGGTAA
- the tnpC gene encoding IS66 family transposase, producing the protein MAELEAALAAAHADISARDILIDTLRVQIARLKRMQFGKSSEKLDTQIAQLELALEELEGEAIVAAARRGDPVAVDRPSPVRTLPAHLPREEQRIEPDQGNCTCPDCGGALRPLGQDSDEMLDAVPVQWRVVRTIRPKYSCRSCEKIVQAPAPVKAIARGKATFGTLAHVVVSKFDHHLPLYRQAEIMAAQGIEIDRSTLAGWVGQASVLLDPIVSRIREVGLTASKIHTDDTPVPMLDPGRGKTATGRLWAYAVDDRGSGATSPPLVWYEFTTDRTGAHPQRQLASFTGYLQADGYAGYDKLYDTNRVTEVACWAHFRRKIFDIHATKPTPLTTDLLERIGQLYEIEAEVRGHQPDIRRRSRQDRTKPLIDELHEALDDALRRLSPKSEMAKAIAYGRKRWVALTRFLDDGRLEIDNNIAERAMRCVALGRKNWLFAGSKAGGDQAAAIYSIIETAKLNGLEPQAYIADVIAKIAGDWPAARWDELMPWNWQPDQQPIAEAA; encoded by the coding sequence ATCGCCGAGCTTGAAGCCGCATTGGCCGCCGCCCATGCCGATATTTCCGCCCGCGACATCCTGATCGACACGCTGCGCGTGCAGATCGCGCGCCTCAAGCGGATGCAGTTCGGCAAGTCGTCTGAGAAGCTCGATACCCAGATTGCTCAGCTTGAGCTGGCCCTTGAAGAGCTCGAAGGCGAGGCCATCGTCGCCGCCGCGCGTCGAGGCGATCCGGTAGCCGTCGATCGGCCATCACCGGTTCGGACGCTGCCAGCTCATTTGCCGCGCGAGGAGCAGCGGATCGAGCCCGATCAGGGTAACTGCACCTGTCCCGACTGCGGCGGCGCGTTGCGGCCGCTGGGGCAGGATAGCGACGAGATGCTCGATGCCGTGCCGGTGCAGTGGCGCGTCGTTCGGACCATCCGCCCCAAGTATAGCTGCCGGTCCTGCGAGAAGATCGTGCAGGCGCCCGCGCCGGTAAAGGCGATAGCGCGGGGCAAGGCGACCTTCGGCACGCTGGCCCATGTCGTCGTCTCCAAGTTCGACCATCATCTGCCGCTTTACCGTCAGGCCGAGATAATGGCCGCCCAAGGCATCGAGATCGACCGCTCGACGCTGGCAGGGTGGGTCGGGCAAGCATCCGTGCTGCTCGACCCGATCGTCAGTCGCATCCGCGAGGTCGGACTGACGGCTTCAAAGATTCACACCGACGATACGCCGGTCCCTATGCTCGATCCGGGACGTGGCAAGACGGCAACCGGCAGGCTCTGGGCCTATGCCGTCGACGATCGCGGTTCTGGTGCGACCTCACCGCCGTTGGTCTGGTATGAGTTCACCACCGACCGGACAGGCGCACATCCCCAACGGCAGCTGGCCAGTTTCACCGGCTATCTTCAGGCGGACGGCTATGCCGGATACGACAAGCTCTACGACACCAACCGCGTCACCGAGGTCGCCTGCTGGGCGCATTTCCGCCGCAAGATATTCGACATCCACGCGACCAAGCCGACACCGCTCACCACTGATCTGCTGGAACGCATCGGCCAACTCTATGAGATCGAAGCAGAGGTTCGCGGCCATCAGCCTGATATCCGACGACGAAGCCGACAGGACCGCACCAAGCCATTGATCGACGAACTGCACGAGGCGCTCGACGATGCGCTGCGCCGTCTTTCGCCCAAGTCGGAGATGGCCAAGGCGATCGCTTATGGCCGCAAGCGCTGGGTCGCGCTCACGCGCTTCCTCGACGATGGCCGACTGGAGATTGATAACAACATTGCGGAGCGCGCCATGCGCTGCGTGGCCCTGGGCCGCAAAAACTGGCTGTTTGCAGGATCAAAGGCGGGCGGTGATCAGGCCGCTGCCATCTACTCCATCATCGAGACTGCCAAGCTCAATGGCCTCGAACCGCAGGCCTACATCGCCGATGTCATCGCCAAGATCGCTGGCGACTGGCCTGCCGCGCGCTGGGATGAACTCATGCCTTGGAACTGGCAGCCAGATCAGCAACCGATCGCCGAAGCCGCCTGA
- a CDS encoding sugar phosphate isomerase/epimerase family protein, whose product MSNIRYANMAHWKAIPYRKIKNFREFYYEDNTNSAYYSSWDHILKYQSALGFDGIEIAPWDLADILPLFGSPENFTQFAKDRGVSVIGMFHGAHASHAQDHFEEAVRSGREAVDTIVKFGGTYMNTCPTQNYYGTGPLSREEVQQCAKVMNEIGRYATDNGVKIGLHNEFFCAINLPNHRELIELTDPKLVHYCIDAAQIAIMGEDLLKFYSDYHERISTFHLKDTASAKQPDSVRYAQDPEITDDGTRWFWEPGQGELDLKGLYRLLKQHDFKGWMSIEYDGSPDLLASMALTRYYLDNELRPIYD is encoded by the coding sequence ATGTCAAATATTCGCTATGCCAATATGGCCCACTGGAAAGCAATTCCATATCGGAAGATCAAGAACTTTCGCGAATTCTACTATGAAGACAATACCAATAGTGCATATTATTCCAGTTGGGATCATATCCTGAAATACCAGTCTGCACTTGGCTTTGACGGGATCGAAATCGCGCCCTGGGACTTGGCGGATATCCTGCCGCTGTTCGGTTCGCCTGAAAATTTCACTCAATTCGCAAAAGATCGCGGCGTGAGCGTGATTGGAATGTTCCACGGCGCACATGCTTCCCATGCACAAGATCATTTTGAGGAGGCCGTTCGCTCCGGGCGCGAGGCCGTCGACACGATCGTGAAGTTCGGTGGCACCTATATGAACACCTGCCCGACCCAGAATTATTATGGAACGGGGCCTTTAAGCAGGGAAGAGGTGCAGCAATGTGCCAAGGTAATGAACGAGATCGGCCGCTATGCGACCGATAACGGGGTAAAAATCGGCCTGCATAATGAGTTCTTTTGCGCGATCAATCTGCCGAACCATCGTGAACTGATCGAGCTGACAGATCCGAAGCTGGTACATTACTGCATCGATGCCGCGCAGATCGCGATCATGGGCGAAGATTTGCTGAAGTTCTACAGCGACTATCATGAACGCATCAGTACGTTTCACCTCAAGGATACGGCTTCTGCAAAGCAGCCCGACAGCGTGCGCTATGCCCAAGATCCCGAAATCACCGATGACGGTACACGCTGGTTCTGGGAGCCGGGCCAGGGCGAACTTGATCTGAAGGGCCTCTATCGGCTGCTTAAGCAGCACGACTTCAAGGGCTGGATGTCTATCGAATATGATGGCTCGCCGGACCTGCTCGCTTCGATGGCGCTGACGCGCTATTACCTTGATAACGAATTACGGCCGATCTACGACTGA
- a CDS encoding sugar phosphate isomerase/epimerase family protein: MNRNAIAISLDLINRHYQEPNRNRYESRYFWEELYKLISASGFSGIEIPYEPVWQFGGRSGVPFNRYCVNTKYGNAANYRSLLSVSGINHVTGITFDPNMFMRNDNLNFYFGATGHFANEALAHAADLDADYFAISPSPYYGRIAQYHPDIENMKETFTARTIELLGGLASKASELGVTLVVRNEYWSLFGGERVLPLVDALPDNAKLDLDTASLFVAGGSAANFLETQIDRIGCVHLTDTNFVDTQQVWKTPNPEFPSDYATQVFRDPGTGSVDLV; the protein is encoded by the coding sequence ATGAACAGAAATGCGATCGCGATAAGCCTCGATCTGATCAATCGCCATTACCAAGAGCCTAACCGCAACCGGTACGAAAGCAGGTATTTCTGGGAGGAGCTTTACAAGCTGATCTCTGCATCCGGCTTCTCAGGTATAGAGATTCCCTATGAACCGGTTTGGCAATTCGGCGGCCGTAGCGGCGTACCATTCAACCGCTATTGCGTGAACACCAAGTACGGCAATGCGGCTAATTATCGCTCGCTTCTTAGCGTAAGCGGAATTAACCATGTCACTGGGATCACCTTCGATCCCAACATGTTCATGCGCAACGACAATCTCAATTTCTATTTCGGTGCGACCGGCCATTTCGCTAACGAAGCTCTGGCCCATGCAGCGGACCTGGACGCCGATTACTTCGCCATCAGCCCTTCGCCCTACTACGGGCGCATCGCGCAATATCATCCTGATATTGAGAATATGAAAGAGACCTTCACCGCGCGTACGATCGAACTGCTAGGAGGGCTTGCCTCCAAGGCGAGCGAACTTGGGGTCACGCTCGTTGTTCGCAACGAATATTGGAGTTTGTTTGGTGGCGAGAGGGTTCTACCGCTGGTCGATGCGCTGCCCGACAATGCGAAGCTGGACCTCGACACGGCAAGCCTGTTCGTAGCAGGGGGCTCGGCTGCGAATTTTCTTGAGACGCAGATCGATCGGATCGGCTGCGTGCATCTGACCGATACTAACTTCGTCGATACGCAACAGGTTTGGAAAACGCCCAATCCCGAGTTCCCGAGCGATTATGCAACGCAGGTCTTCCGCGATCCGGGGACTGGATCGGTCGATCTGGTGTAA